GACTACGCCATGGCCGGCATCCCCTACCACGCCGCCCAGAATTACGTCGGCAAGATTCTCGCGGCCGGTATGAAGGTCGCCATCTGCGATCAGACGGAGACCCCCAAGCCCGGAAAACTGGTGGAGCGCGCCCTCACCCGCATCCTCAGCCCCGGAACCACCCTCGAGGCCAATCAGCTCGAGGCCAACCGCAATCACTTCCTCGCCGCCATCGACCTGACCAGGGAGGGACTCCATGCCGCCTGGCTCGATCTCTCCACCGGCACCTTCCAGGTCGCGTATGATCCGGATCCCGCCAACCTCCTGCCGGTTCTCAACTCCGTCGATCCCGCCGAGATCATCCTCCCGGAAAACGAACGCGCCGATTGGACAAAACACCGCCACGACAGCCCGGTCTACGAGCAGCTGCTGCAACTCTGCGCTTCCCGGGCGGTCAGCGAATTGCCCGGTTACCACTTCGACAGCGCCCAGGGCGCACGAATGGTCATGGAAACCCTCGGCGTGCTCAACCTCGAGGGCTTCGGTCTTTCCACGCGCCACCCCGCTCTCGGCACCGCCGGCGCCGCCCTCCACTACGCCACGGAGAACCTCTGCGCGAAGCCGGAGAATATCACTTCGATCCACGAATACCGGTCGACCCGCAACCTCCTGGTTGATCCGGCCACCCTGCGCAATCTCGAGATC
The Opitutaceae bacterium genome window above contains:
- a CDS encoding DNA mismatch repair protein MutS, which codes for MSKSTKITPMMQQYLEVKRNLPPNTVLLFRLGDFYEMFHDDAVEGARILGITLTRRNDYAMAGIPYHAAQNYVGKILAAGMKVAICDQTETPKPGKLVERALTRILSPGTTLEANQLEANRNHFLAAIDLTREGLHAAWLDLSTGTFQVAYDPDPANLLPVLNSVDPAEIILPENERADWTKHRHDSPVYEQLLQLCASRAVSELPGYHFDSAQGARMVMETLGVLNLEGFGLSTRHPALGTAGAALHYATENLCAKPENITSIHEYRSTRNLLVDPATLRNLEIFRSARGTREGSLISVMDATVTAGGARLLEQYLIAPVLDLGELHRRQASVAAFFANPAATATLRDLLKRVRDLTRILGRLQNRLRTPRELGGIRETLAQLPEIRSTLDA